A genomic stretch from Nocardia wallacei includes:
- a CDS encoding alpha/beta fold hydrolase: protein MRYFVARGENRRLDPDTRRPLRGSFVECSDGVTHYELTGPGDGPLVVLAPGLTVPLFYWDGLAGELHRQGFRTLAYSAYGRGYSDRVRAVYDDALFVRQLSDLISRLGLTGPWHVIGTSMGAVVAAAFVEQHVEQTATLTLAGPAGLEPPMAATKLLRHHRLSALVGRYLGGRLLRTHLSHNVRDPQLSARLSATVNACYEFEGSIYALFATLADFPLTGRQDLYARVGRLPVPSLLLWGADDRVTPMARMDQMRRLLTPTRWHVLERCGHMAPYERPGEVAAEFDAFARRAGQAVR, encoded by the coding sequence GTGAGATATTTCGTGGCGCGGGGAGAAAACCGGCGTCTGGATCCGGATACTCGCAGGCCGTTGCGCGGTAGTTTCGTCGAATGCTCCGACGGCGTCACGCATTACGAGCTGACGGGTCCGGGCGACGGCCCGCTGGTGGTACTGGCGCCCGGCCTGACGGTTCCGCTGTTCTATTGGGACGGACTGGCCGGGGAATTGCACCGGCAAGGTTTCCGCACTCTGGCCTACAGCGCGTACGGGCGCGGCTATTCCGATCGGGTCCGCGCGGTCTACGATGACGCACTGTTCGTCCGCCAGCTGTCGGATCTGATTTCCCGGCTGGGTTTGACCGGGCCGTGGCACGTCATCGGCACGTCCATGGGTGCGGTGGTCGCGGCCGCCTTCGTCGAACAGCATGTCGAACAGACCGCCACCTTGACCCTCGCTGGTCCGGCAGGGCTCGAGCCACCTATGGCGGCGACGAAACTGCTGCGCCACCATCGGCTCAGCGCACTGGTCGGCCGATACCTGGGCGGTCGCCTGCTGCGCACACACCTGTCGCACAACGTGCGGGATCCGCAGCTGTCGGCGAGGCTGTCGGCGACCGTGAACGCCTGCTACGAGTTCGAAGGCTCGATCTACGCGCTGTTCGCGACGCTGGCCGACTTCCCCCTCACTGGACGGCAGGACCTCTATGCCCGAGTAGGCAGGCTGCCGGTGCCGTCGCTGTTGCTGTGGGGTGCTGACGATCGCGTCACCCCCATGGCCCGGATGGACCAGATGCGCCGCCTGCTCACTCCCACCCGCTGGCACGTCCTCGAAAGATGCGGACATATGGCGCCTTACGAACGGCCCGGAGAGGTCGCGGCCGAGTTCGATGCGTTCGCCCGCCGTGCGGGACAGGCGGTGCGGTGA
- a CDS encoding FAD-dependent monooxygenase → MAADRVDVLIAGAGPTGTALAIDLARRGLSVRILDQAEHAFAGSRAKGIQPRSLEVLDDLGVLDDILAGGSGYPLMGIHLGPFTIPWRMQAQHDASTEIPYPNTWLIPQHRTDAALHARLETLGRGVEFGRELIAFEQDADRVVATVRHARGTEEITARYLVGADGGSSTVRKGLGIGFSGSTDEADRILLVDAEVSGLRRDRWHVWPAPGGRFVGACPLPHSGRFQWMIRLRPDEDPPSDEAAVLARIRAQTGDERIRLSAIAWTSVFRPNIRMADRYRSGRVFIAGDAAHVHTPAGAQGLNTGLQDAYNLGWKLGQVLAGASEALLDSYEAERLPIAAGVLNLSTGKYEGLGKLDPSSIKRGKDESQLAISYHGGPLASHDAQHTATLRVGDRAPDAKLLSAVGGPQRLFDIMRGPHFTVIGYGAEAAAELTALRWPESGAALCRVAVDAGPAADADVILADIGGGFARSYGVAGPALLVIRPDGYLASIAIGDDRVGITQAAARGMLPTRTRGASMSGRARRKSEGSE, encoded by the coding sequence ATGGCCGCCGACCGCGTGGACGTGCTCATCGCCGGGGCGGGCCCCACCGGTACGGCGCTGGCGATAGATCTGGCCCGGCGCGGACTGTCGGTGCGGATCCTCGACCAGGCCGAGCACGCCTTCGCCGGTTCGCGTGCCAAAGGCATCCAGCCTCGCAGCCTCGAGGTACTCGACGACCTCGGTGTGCTCGATGACATCCTGGCCGGCGGCTCCGGTTATCCGCTGATGGGAATCCACCTGGGCCCCTTCACGATTCCGTGGCGCATGCAAGCACAGCACGATGCGTCGACCGAGATCCCCTACCCGAATACCTGGCTGATACCGCAGCACCGCACCGACGCCGCGCTGCACGCCCGGCTGGAAACTCTGGGCCGCGGTGTCGAATTCGGCCGCGAACTGATCGCTTTCGAACAGGACGCCGACCGGGTGGTGGCCACGGTGAGACATGCCCGAGGGACGGAGGAGATCACCGCGCGCTACCTCGTCGGTGCCGACGGCGGTTCGAGCACGGTCCGCAAGGGACTGGGGATCGGCTTCTCGGGGTCCACCGACGAGGCGGATCGGATTCTGCTCGTCGATGCCGAGGTGTCGGGGTTGCGCCGCGACCGCTGGCACGTCTGGCCCGCGCCCGGTGGCCGGTTCGTCGGCGCCTGTCCGCTGCCACACTCCGGCCGGTTCCAGTGGATGATCCGCCTGCGTCCGGACGAGGACCCGCCGTCGGACGAAGCAGCCGTCCTGGCACGGATCCGCGCGCAGACCGGCGACGAGCGAATCCGGTTGTCCGCCATCGCATGGACATCGGTGTTCCGGCCCAACATCCGCATGGCCGACCGCTACCGATCCGGCCGCGTGTTCATCGCCGGTGACGCTGCCCATGTGCATACCCCGGCGGGCGCGCAGGGACTCAACACCGGGCTCCAGGACGCCTACAACCTCGGCTGGAAACTCGGGCAGGTGCTGGCCGGCGCCTCTGAGGCTCTGCTGGACAGCTATGAGGCCGAACGACTTCCGATCGCGGCCGGCGTGCTGAACTTGTCGACGGGTAAGTACGAAGGGCTCGGCAAGCTCGATCCCTCCAGCATCAAACGCGGCAAGGATGAAAGCCAGCTCGCGATCTCTTACCACGGTGGCCCGCTGGCCTCCCACGATGCCCAACACACGGCCACCCTCCGGGTCGGAGACCGAGCACCGGACGCGAAACTGCTCAGCGCCGTGGGCGGGCCACAGCGATTGTTCGACATCATGCGGGGCCCGCATTTCACCGTCATCGGCTATGGCGCCGAGGCGGCCGCCGAACTGACGGCGTTGCGCTGGCCCGAATCCGGCGCCGCGCTGTGCCGAGTGGCCGTGGACGCGGGACCCGCCGCAGACGCCGATGTGATCCTCGCCGACATCGGCGGTGGTTTCGCGCGCAGCTACGGTGTCGCGGGTCCGGCGCTGCTCGTGATCCGCCCGGACGGTTACCTCGCTTCGATCGCGATCGGCGACGATCGCGTAGGCATCACCCAGGCCGCGGCGCGCGGCATGCTACCGACCCGCACGCGGGGAGCCTCGATGTCCGGTCGCGCTCGCCGGAAGTCGGAAGGTAGCGAATGA